A single region of the Marinobacter salinisoli genome encodes:
- a CDS encoding CDP-glycerol glycerophosphotransferase family protein, translated as MRRYLFFVNQPYSYSILRPLQEEIRRRGDEAAWFVAGCSTDPLRPDERHLKTVSDVMSYNADATFVPGDWVPYFFPGIKVEVFHGMARNKRGHSSEDDSDHYRIRGWFDLYCTQAEKDTAKFQALAQQHGHFAVAHTGWPKLDPLLKKGVQGERPRGEGELPVVFFASTFSRSVTAAPALVDKITELAASGRWRFIVTLHPKMDPAVVDQYRQLAGPHLRFVESDEDLLPLLPEADIMLCDTSSIMFEFMFLDRPVVTFRTKMPGPYLIDVAEVDRLEPALSEALARPAPLMEASRNLCRELHSFRDGQSSGRVLDAVEDFFTTKQAGLSRKPLNLLRKLKVRRRLRKELKKLKKIDLQQPLGVERR; from the coding sequence ATGCGCCGATATCTGTTTTTTGTCAATCAACCGTATTCCTATTCCATCCTCAGGCCACTTCAGGAGGAAATCCGGCGCCGTGGTGATGAGGCGGCCTGGTTCGTAGCGGGTTGCAGCACAGACCCGCTTCGCCCGGATGAGCGGCACCTTAAAACCGTTTCGGATGTAATGAGCTACAACGCGGACGCAACGTTCGTTCCGGGTGACTGGGTGCCGTATTTCTTTCCGGGGATCAAGGTGGAAGTGTTCCACGGCATGGCCCGGAACAAGCGCGGCCATAGCAGTGAGGATGACAGTGATCATTACCGGATTCGAGGCTGGTTTGATCTGTATTGCACGCAGGCTGAGAAAGACACTGCCAAGTTTCAGGCGTTGGCCCAGCAGCATGGGCACTTTGCCGTCGCGCACACCGGTTGGCCAAAGCTCGACCCACTGCTAAAGAAAGGCGTGCAAGGTGAACGCCCCAGGGGCGAAGGCGAGCTCCCGGTTGTTTTCTTTGCGTCGACCTTCAGCCGGTCGGTTACCGCGGCACCGGCGCTGGTGGATAAGATCACAGAGCTGGCTGCCAGTGGTCGGTGGCGGTTTATCGTTACGTTGCATCCGAAGATGGATCCTGCCGTGGTTGATCAGTATCGTCAGCTGGCAGGCCCTCATCTTCGCTTTGTTGAAAGTGATGAGGATCTGCTGCCGCTTCTTCCCGAAGCTGACATCATGCTCTGTGATACCTCGTCCATCATGTTCGAGTTCATGTTTCTGGATCGTCCGGTTGTCACCTTCCGAACCAAGATGCCCGGTCCCTATCTGATTGATGTCGCCGAGGTCGATCGCCTGGAGCCAGCCCTGAGTGAGGCGCTGGCGCGGCCGGCACCGTTGATGGAGGCCAGCAGAAACCTTTGTCGTGAGCTGCACAGTTTTCGCGATGGCCAGTCCAGTGGCCGGGTTCTGGATGCGGTTGAGGATTTCTTCACCACTAAGCAGGCCGGCTTGAGCAGAAAGCCACTCAACCTTCTGAGAAAACTGAAGGTACGGCGCCGATTGCGCAAAGAGCTGAAAAAACTGAAAAAAATAGACCTCCAGCAGCCTCTTGGAGTGGAGCGCCGGTAA
- a CDS encoding glycosyltransferase family 25 protein, producing MIGFPDNVDLKVVVLTLPHSEDRQGRIRNALEEAGIDFEFVWGVDGRKERDPVFDLYDQSKRLRVRGNPLSAGQLGCFAGHRNIWARCVNENKRYVVFEDDIVFVQETFKAFLKTLEIMPRHFGCLRLFKNKTRNHQEYEVARVGDFSILRYTKGPMSSMGYYLTPDAARKFLDCVSPIFLPVDIYMDRYWVNDVPCLGISPAFVSHDYKFESIIGYEPKTGRRPLLNRLRRELFTLTERIRRFIYNLRLEKKYRGKRLLADER from the coding sequence ATGATAGGGTTTCCTGATAACGTTGACCTGAAAGTTGTGGTGTTAACTTTGCCCCACTCGGAAGATCGACAGGGGAGAATCAGGAATGCTCTGGAAGAAGCAGGGATAGACTTTGAGTTTGTTTGGGGAGTGGATGGAAGAAAGGAACGGGATCCGGTTTTCGATCTCTACGACCAATCCAAAAGGCTGAGAGTAAGAGGTAATCCGCTATCTGCCGGCCAACTGGGCTGTTTCGCCGGTCATCGTAACATATGGGCACGTTGCGTTAACGAAAATAAGAGATACGTGGTCTTTGAAGATGACATTGTCTTTGTCCAGGAGACATTTAAGGCATTTCTGAAAACATTGGAAATTATGCCTCGGCATTTCGGGTGCCTCAGGTTGTTTAAGAACAAGACTCGTAATCACCAAGAGTATGAAGTTGCGCGTGTTGGCGATTTCAGCATTCTTCGTTACACCAAAGGTCCGATGAGCTCCATGGGCTACTATCTGACCCCCGATGCTGCACGCAAATTTTTGGACTGTGTGAGTCCGATCTTCCTCCCGGTTGACATATATATGGACCGCTACTGGGTTAACGATGTGCCCTGTTTGGGAATAAGTCCTGCCTTTGTATCTCACGACTACAAATTTGAATCCATTATCGGTTACGAACCCAAAACTGGCCGCCGTCCGTTACTGAATCGATTGAGGCGAGAGTTATTCACGCTGACAGAGAGAATCAGGCGTTTTATTTACAACCTGCGGTTGGAGAAAAAATATCGCGGGAAAAGGCTGCTCGCTGATGAACGATAG
- a CDS encoding glycosyltransferase family 32 protein: protein MNDRIHAVWLGEMMPPLAHACLDDWKKMGFKFRLWTESDTEVLQWIEDCRFAKECYRRGLYAFVSDYLRLKVLEAEGGLYLDTDVTIRQNPFPLFAGAKFAVGYETEEYLGTAAIYSEKDSRILSELIRFYEEGIWKTDLYIGPQVVTYLIKDQQLSNLENCVLLPRHCFYPYSQEPLNFECPEESYLVHWFQHSWKKMPGMVFLKSKHLGFWGKLYVWQKYLFRSIF from the coding sequence ATGAACGATAGGATACACGCGGTCTGGCTCGGTGAGATGATGCCGCCTCTTGCTCATGCCTGCCTGGACGATTGGAAAAAAATGGGGTTCAAGTTCCGGTTGTGGACGGAATCCGATACTGAGGTATTGCAGTGGATAGAGGACTGCCGGTTTGCCAAGGAGTGTTACAGGCGAGGTCTCTATGCCTTTGTATCGGATTACCTCCGTTTGAAAGTACTTGAGGCCGAAGGGGGGTTATATCTCGATACGGATGTAACGATTCGACAGAACCCTTTCCCATTATTCGCCGGAGCAAAGTTCGCCGTTGGATACGAAACAGAAGAATATTTAGGGACAGCGGCAATATACTCCGAGAAGGACTCCCGGATTTTATCTGAGCTCATTCGCTTTTATGAAGAAGGCATCTGGAAAACGGACCTTTACATTGGGCCTCAGGTCGTTACCTACCTGATAAAGGATCAGCAGCTTTCGAACCTCGAAAACTGTGTTCTTCTGCCAAGGCACTGTTTCTATCCGTACAGCCAGGAACCTCTGAATTTTGAGTGCCCCGAGGAAAGCTATCTGGTGCACTGGTTTCAGCACAGTTGGAAGAAAATGCCAGGTATGGTGTTCCTGAAGTCGAAACACCTTGGTTTCTGGGGCAAACTCTATGTTTGGCAAAAATACCTATTTCGCAGCATCTTCTGA
- a CDS encoding O-antigen ligase family protein, translating into MTTKFESIVQGRKFSSLMFFCVLGFVFFKRFHRDVGDVFIFLAVLGTFASIYFSSRPIKKDPIVVAFFVSLIIPVVSWLNSRLQIPDLAKDSPSPFFFYDFFFFWFIAYWIQGRNDRISAVLLAYCSSVLSIYVSHSPDFMGDITRGIQGARISFDLVNAQHTSLFAGFGFIAAAFLFVAKLKLSRPLNLARKVLAALAALFFILIIVITQSRQVWLALFVCLFLAPLALKLLPNSRISVRGLVAGYLAFAVLLGSLSNLAIVEKRLAAELETIEQVAELDLDSISKFSSVGIRIHLWLEGLDWIAQRPILGSGEDARELVIAEGERFPEYVQKNFTHLHSSHVETFVSFGVVGGILVYFLMFYPVIHAVREPAVQKTWKVFSMVVLAFWITVNFFESYFYAANGVYIYSVFFGIIYSFRFSKVQGSASEDAAK; encoded by the coding sequence TTGACCACAAAATTCGAATCGATTGTTCAGGGACGAAAATTCTCTTCCTTGATGTTCTTTTGTGTCCTGGGCTTTGTATTTTTTAAGCGGTTTCACCGTGATGTGGGTGATGTCTTCATATTCCTGGCCGTTCTGGGGACCTTCGCTTCGATTTACTTCAGTTCGCGGCCAATAAAAAAAGACCCGATAGTTGTCGCGTTCTTCGTGTCCCTGATCATTCCGGTAGTCAGCTGGCTCAATAGCCGACTGCAAATTCCGGATCTCGCGAAAGATTCCCCATCTCCGTTTTTCTTTTACGACTTCTTCTTTTTCTGGTTTATCGCCTACTGGATCCAAGGGCGAAACGACAGAATTTCGGCCGTTCTCCTGGCCTACTGCTCTAGCGTTTTGAGCATTTACGTGAGTCATTCACCCGATTTTATGGGAGATATCACGCGGGGGATCCAGGGCGCTCGCATCAGCTTTGATCTCGTCAACGCGCAACATACCTCACTGTTTGCTGGCTTCGGGTTTATTGCCGCGGCCTTCTTGTTCGTTGCAAAGCTCAAACTGTCGCGCCCTCTGAACCTGGCAAGAAAAGTATTGGCCGCCTTGGCTGCTCTGTTTTTCATACTGATCATTGTGATCACACAATCAAGACAAGTCTGGCTGGCGCTGTTTGTTTGCCTTTTCCTGGCGCCGTTGGCACTCAAATTACTCCCGAACTCTCGGATCAGTGTTCGCGGACTCGTTGCCGGGTATCTGGCTTTTGCGGTATTGCTAGGGTCCCTATCGAATCTTGCCATTGTCGAGAAGCGCCTTGCGGCTGAACTGGAAACCATTGAGCAGGTAGCGGAGCTGGATCTCGATTCGATCTCTAAATTCAGCAGCGTCGGCATTCGCATCCATCTGTGGCTGGAAGGGTTGGACTGGATTGCGCAGCGCCCAATTCTGGGAAGCGGCGAGGATGCGAGAGAGCTGGTAATAGCTGAGGGTGAAAGGTTTCCGGAGTACGTCCAGAAAAACTTTACCCACCTGCACAGCTCGCACGTTGAGACCTTTGTCAGCTTTGGAGTTGTGGGTGGGATACTGGTCTACTTCCTGATGTTTTACCCGGTTATCCATGCGGTCCGAGAACCAGCGGTGCAAAAGACCTGGAAAGTCTTTTCAATGGTGGTGCTGGCTTTCTGGATCACGGTTAATTTCTTTGAGTCCTACTTCTACGCCGCAAACGGCGTCTATATCTATTCCGTGTTTTTTGGAATTATCTACAGTTTCAGATTCTCAAAAGTACAGGGCTCTGCCTCAGAAGATGCTGCGAAATAG